GGCGTCGGGTCCGCATCGGGGTTCGCCGAGTTCTCGAGAAAGGCGGGGATGGAAGCGGCCTCGGCGGCCATGGACGACCTCGACGACGGTCCCGTCCCGACGTCGGTTTCGGTGTCCGAGTCGGGCCGGCGGCGGTGGTATCCGAAGCTGCTCGTGAACGCGTTCGGCCCGGGCCTGACCGGCAGCAAGGAGTGGGCCCTGATCGGCGTTCAGGACGCGCTGGGCTGGGCGCACGTCTCCGGCGGGTTCGCCGGGGACGACTGGAAGCTCGATTCGACGTGGATCTACCGGGACGGCGAACCGGTCGAGGACTCGATGGCCGTCGCTGCGATGGATGTCGACGTCAAGACCGGCATCGGCGTCGCCAACGGCCTGCGCGAGACCGAGCACACGTTCACCGTGACGAGCGCCGAGGACAACCGCCTCTACGAACTCGACGACAGACCCGCACTGGAGGCCTACCGCGACCGCTACGGCGACCGGGTAACCCAGGAACACTTCCTGATGACCCACCCGCTCGGAACGGACGACGACGGCAAGGAGAGCCACATCGCGATAATCACTGACGTCGACGAGGAAACGGGGTCGATGATCGTCGGCGAGAAACCGCTCGAGGAGGGTCAGGAACTGACCGTCATGGATACGTCGGCCGACGCGGTCCTCGACGGCGTCGAGACCGCCGTCGATCGGGCGCTGACGGCCGCCGGCGGGCCGGACGATATCGCGGCCGTGCTGGTGTTCGACTGCAACTGCCGCTGGTACCACCTGTCAAACGAGGAGACGCGAAACGCCGAAATCGACATCGTCAGGGAGCGCGTCGGCCCGGACGTTCCCGTCGCCGGCTTCTACAGCTACGGAGAGATCGCGACGCCGAACCCGCTGTGGAACGACGATCCGCGGTCGCTCATGCGCCAGGACGTCCACCACCAGAGCATCGCCATTGAGGTTATCACCAATGAGTCACTGTAACTGCAACCCCGCGTCCGCCGCGACGGGCGAGAGCGCCTAACCCATGTCCATGACGGACGAAACTCCCGGATACACCGTGCTGATTCAGGCCGCGATCGACCGGGAGAAGGACATTCTGGGGCCGGCGGACGCGGTCGAGTGCGCCGACTCGGTCGACGGACTCGTCGTCGACGGCGACGGGACCGTCGTCGACGTCGAACGCGACGGCCGGGCTGTCCTCGGTGACCTCGTTGGTGCGTACGTGGCGACGGCCGGCGACGTGGCCGCGTTCCTCATCGCCCGTCGCCTCGAGAATATGTGCGACCGCGAAGAGGTCGACCTGCCGGAGAACCTCGCGAAACACATGTGACTCGCGGCGGGAACTCACGCCGTTCTATTCGGCGGCGAAAGAGACCGTTCGTAGAGAGCGGTCGATGAAATCGAGACCTCGAAATTAGGACTGGCCGCCCGGGAACCGGTGGTACTCCATCCCCTGGTGTTTCATCTCGTTGTGTTTCTCTTCGAGGAAGGAGTACACCGCGCCGTGGGGCGCGCCGTCAAGGAGCATCTCGGCGGCGCTGCGGACGACGTCGACCTGTTCGGGCGTCCCAATGATGCCGAGCGTCGAGCCGTAGATGACGACGTCGGCGCCGGTGAGTTCCTCCATGAGTTCGCGGGTCCGACCGCCTTCACCGATGAGTCGGCCCTTCTTGCGTTTCATGTCGTTCTTGTTGCGGGCGGCGGCGTCGATGTCGACGACGTCAAACAGCATCATGTCGTCCTCGAGCAGGCGCAGCGCCGCGTCGGGCGCGAAGCCGCGGCCGACGGCGCGGACGATCTCGGGGCCCTTGAGCCCGCGGACGGGATCGCCGACGGTCTCGACGGCGACGGAGCCGTTCTCCGAATCGATGTCGAGTCGCACTTCCGCTTCCGCTTCGATCTCGCGCATCGTCTCGCCGCCCTCGCCGATGAGGACGCCGATGCGGTCCTGCGGAATCTTCACGTGTTGCATACTGCCCGATACTGGCTGGGTGAGGTTAAGACCTTGGTCCGAGCGTTCAGGGTCTGCGGGAAGCGGTCCCACGACGCCCGGGATGCCCCCTCGCGGCGGCCGCGGCAGGGAGAGTGGTGACCGATCTCGAGGGCCACGGTCGAGTCCCGCTACCGTCGCCGGAAAATGGAGGTGCGACGTTGAAGCGTCGCCCCCACGTAGGGCTCTCATGGCTTCCGATCCAGCGTACGAGGTCGCCGTCGAGAGTGACGAGGCGCTCGAGGGCCCCCTGCTCGTCGGCCTGTCGAACGCGGGGCTGGCAGGACTCACGGCCGTCGATTACCTCGTCTCGCACCTCGAGTTCGAGCAGGTCGGTCACGTCCGGGCCCGCGGACTGCCCGATATCACGCCGGTCGAGGACGGCGTCCCGCGACACCCGATGCGCGTGTACGCCGCCCCGCGGGCCGACTACTGCGCG
This genomic window from Haloterrigena salifodinae contains:
- a CDS encoding FIST signal transduction protein gives rise to the protein MSEILAGVGHATDDDSTAAGRRAARAARDDLGGEERIAYAFGSSEYDQTALLSGIEAQLDCPVVGCSTAGEIAHAQSYTESVVVLALAGDGIHPGVGSASGFAEFSRKAGMEAASAAMDDLDDGPVPTSVSVSESGRRRWYPKLLVNAFGPGLTGSKEWALIGVQDALGWAHVSGGFAGDDWKLDSTWIYRDGEPVEDSMAVAAMDVDVKTGIGVANGLRETEHTFTVTSAEDNRLYELDDRPALEAYRDRYGDRVTQEHFLMTHPLGTDDDGKESHIAIITDVDEETGSMIVGEKPLEEGQELTVMDTSADAVLDGVETAVDRALTAAGGPDDIAAVLVFDCNCRWYHLSNEETRNAEIDIVRERVGPDVPVAGFYSYGEIATPNPLWNDDPRSLMRQDVHHQSIAIEVITNESL
- a CDS encoding KH domain-containing protein, with product MQHVKIPQDRIGVLIGEGGETMREIEAEAEVRLDIDSENGSVAVETVGDPVRGLKGPEIVRAVGRGFAPDAALRLLEDDMMLFDVVDIDAAARNKNDMKRKKGRLIGEGGRTRELMEELTGADVVIYGSTLGIIGTPEQVDVVRSAAEMLLDGAPHGAVYSFLEEKHNEMKHQGMEYHRFPGGQS